In Streptomyces sclerotialus, one genomic interval encodes:
- a CDS encoding glycine betaine ABC transporter substrate-binding protein — protein sequence MGNRRTYRGTALAAAGTLLAALALGGCGLVSGSPMTDEVRPGEDAGYQGQPLKGAELTVTSKEFTEQIVLGQIMGLALKAAGATVVDKTNIQGSIGAREAVTSGTADGSYEYTGTSWITYLGHTEPIPDERKQWEAVRAADKKKDLVWLPYSELNNTYALALLPSDQKKYGVSTLSDLARLVKEDPDAVTLCVENEFATRNDGLPGMVKKYGMKIPPGNVKRMSAGVIYTQVKKGGTCTFGEVYTTDGRIQAMGLKTLTDDKRFFPNYNAAPQMYAPTMKKYPAIADVLAPITKALNNKVAQRLNGKVDVDGEDPHQVAKDWLVSEGFITAAG from the coding sequence ATGGGGAACCGGCGTACGTACCGGGGCACCGCGCTCGCGGCGGCCGGCACGCTGCTCGCGGCGCTGGCGCTCGGCGGCTGCGGCCTGGTCAGCGGCAGCCCGATGACCGACGAGGTCAGGCCCGGCGAGGACGCGGGCTACCAGGGGCAGCCGCTCAAGGGCGCGGAGCTGACCGTGACCTCGAAGGAGTTCACCGAGCAGATCGTGCTCGGCCAGATCATGGGCCTGGCCCTGAAAGCGGCCGGTGCCACGGTCGTGGACAAGACCAACATCCAGGGCTCGATCGGCGCCCGCGAGGCGGTGACCTCCGGCACGGCCGACGGCAGCTATGAGTACACCGGCACCAGCTGGATCACCTACCTCGGCCACACCGAGCCCATCCCCGACGAGCGCAAGCAGTGGGAGGCGGTGCGGGCCGCCGACAAGAAGAAGGACCTGGTCTGGCTCCCGTACTCGGAGTTGAACAACACCTACGCGCTGGCGCTGCTCCCCTCCGACCAGAAGAAGTACGGCGTCTCGACCCTCTCGGACCTGGCCCGGCTGGTGAAGGAGGACCCGGACGCGGTCACGCTGTGCGTGGAGAACGAGTTCGCCACCCGCAACGACGGCCTGCCCGGCATGGTCAAGAAGTACGGCATGAAGATCCCGCCGGGGAACGTCAAGCGGATGTCGGCCGGGGTCATCTACACCCAGGTCAAGAAGGGCGGCACCTGCACCTTCGGCGAGGTCTACACGACCGACGGGCGGATCCAGGCGATGGGCCTGAAGACGCTCACCGACGACAAGCGCTTCTTCCCGAACTACAACGCGGCGCCGCAGATGTACGCGCCGACGATGAAGAAGTACCCGGCCATCGCCGACGTGCTCGCACCGATCACCAAGGCGCTGAACAACAAGGTGGCGCAGCGGCTCAACGGCAAGGTCGACGTGGACGGCGAGGACCCGCACCAGGTCGCCAAGGACTGGCTGGTGTCGGAGGGGTTCATCACGGCAGCGGGCTGA
- a CDS encoding ABC transporter permease, producing MSPREERTRREDRPPGEHEVMGLAFRDEVRAGEREEEPPAPPARQQRRITWQKATFLPFVLLAALLATWLWFRGAHLDSIAHQAVDDGKVWLALRRHIYLTAVSTFFVLIIAIPLGIALTRAKLRKATPAAIAVANLGQAVPALGLLVLLVIWLGVGVQAAIIGMVIYAVLPVLANTIAGLQAIDPTLTEAARGVGMSPLGVLTKVELPLAVPLILAGVRNALVLNVGTATLATFGGGGGLGDLISAGIVTQRMPVLILGSVLTVALALLVDWLASLAELLLRPRGLEGTS from the coding sequence ATGAGCCCGCGCGAGGAGCGGACCCGGCGCGAGGACCGGCCGCCGGGCGAGCACGAGGTCATGGGGCTGGCCTTCCGGGACGAGGTACGCGCCGGCGAACGCGAGGAGGAGCCGCCCGCGCCGCCCGCGCGGCAGCAGCGCCGGATCACCTGGCAGAAGGCCACCTTCCTGCCGTTCGTCCTGCTCGCCGCGCTGCTCGCCACCTGGCTGTGGTTCCGCGGCGCGCACCTGGACTCCATCGCCCACCAGGCCGTCGACGACGGCAAGGTGTGGCTGGCGCTGCGCCGGCACATCTACCTCACCGCGGTCTCCACCTTCTTCGTACTGATCATCGCGATCCCGCTGGGCATCGCGCTGACCCGCGCGAAGCTGCGCAAGGCGACCCCGGCGGCGATCGCCGTGGCCAACCTCGGCCAGGCCGTCCCGGCCCTCGGCCTGCTCGTCCTGCTGGTCATCTGGCTCGGCGTCGGTGTCCAGGCCGCGATCATCGGCATGGTCATCTACGCCGTGCTGCCCGTACTCGCCAACACCATCGCCGGGCTCCAGGCCATCGACCCCACCCTCACCGAAGCGGCCCGCGGCGTCGGCATGTCGCCGCTGGGCGTGCTCACCAAGGTCGAACTGCCGCTGGCGGTACCGCTGATCCTGGCCGGCGTCCGCAACGCGCTGGTCCTGAACGTCGGCACCGCCACCCTCGCCACCTTCGGCGGCGGCGGTGGCCTGGGCGACCTGATCTCGGCCGGGATCGTCACCCAGCGCATGCCGGTCCTGATCCTGGGTTCCGTACTGACCGTGGCGCTCGCCTTGCTGGTCGACTGGCTGGCATCGCTCGCCGAACTGCTGCTGCGGCCGCGCGGCCTGGAGGGGACGTCCTGA